The following are from one region of the Silene latifolia isolate original U9 population chromosome 9, ASM4854445v1, whole genome shotgun sequence genome:
- the LOC141601922 gene encoding uncharacterized protein LOC141601922, with amino-acid sequence MATAINRLEARDAVPPRENVSAVPLRNGRQLEEVEKKKKHIKTPPIHEEEEEIVIEEGEKASIVKEKEPIFSSIPVVEPDVPFPDALRRTHHFKHDKDIYELFQKCEVNIPLLNLLKSVPKYAKFLKELCTIKRNNKLKGMKKVKGKGPKGKISEYVCALFQKNLPPKCGDPGMFAIPCTIGDLMFERAMLDLGTSINVIPYTIYETLELGPLKDTSVVV; translated from the coding sequence ATGGCTACTGCTATTAATAGATTAGAGGCTAGAGACGCGGTGCCGCCAAGGGAGAATGTGAGTGCTGTGCCTTTGAGGAATGGAAGACAATTGGAGGAGGTGGAGAAAAAGAAGAAGCACATCAAAACTCCTCCAATtcatgaagaagaggaagagatagtgattgaggAAGGTGAAAAAGCTTCTAttgtcaaggagaaggagccgaTTTTTTCTTCTATACCGGTGGTGGAACCGGATGTACCTTTTCCCGATGCACTGAGGAGAACCCATCACTTTAAGCATGACAAAGACATTTATGAGCTGTTCCAAAAGTGCGAGGTAAACATCCCTCTTCTTAATCTTTTAAAGAGTGTTCCTAAATATGCTAAATTTTTAAAAGAATTATGCACTATTAAAAGGAATAACAAATTGAAAGGGATGAAGAAAGTCAAGGGTAAAGGTCCTAAGGGTAAGATTAGTGAATATGTGTGTGCTCTATTTCAAAAGAACTTACCTCCTAAATGTGGTGACCCGGGTATGTTTGCAATCCCTTGTACCATAGGAGACCTTATGTTTGAGAGGGCCATGTTAGATTTAGGGACATCTATTAATGTCATCCCGTATACTATTTATGAGACTCTAGAACTTGGACCTTTGAAAGACACTAGTGTAGTAGTTTAG